The window ACGGAATCGCGCTCCGAAACATCACCATCCCCGAGGATCGTCGGTCCCCGGTGATTTGGATTGCCATCATCCTCTCGGCAGTAGTTCACCTGGGGAGCATGTTCGGCTTTTCCAACCTGAAGCCGACCGCGGTCAGACCCGGGGAAGACCTCATCCAGGTCAACGTCTATGACATCACACGTCGGCCTGAAGTCGCGAAAGTCGTACCCAAACAAGAGATCGGGGGCGGCGACGCACCCGGACTCGTCGATGCCGCCTCGATGAGCTACACGCCGTCCGGGACCCCTGACGGCCCGACAATCGACCTGCGGGCCGCACTCGACCGCGGCCCGTCGCAGGCGAAGATCGATCTCAGCCGATACGAACTGGACCGTTCTGCCGGTACCATGGACCTTGTCTACCTTGGCGGTAAGGGTAGTTCGCAGTCCACTGACGAGATTCTCTCCCAGCCGGCAATCGCCCTGACCCGCGCGCCCGGTCGGGGCAGCGGGGACGGCCGCGGCGTCCCTGGCATACCCCAGCCCGCCGCGCAACTGACTATCGAACGCCGCGAACTGGCGAAACCCACCGCCCGCAGCTTGCCGGCCAGCGCTGACCGGGACCTGCCCACGGTGGAAGCCCCCGTCACCCGCGGAACGAACTTCACCATCGCCGGGCCGATCTCCCAGCGCGAGATCACCAGGAAACTCCTACCGCGGTATCCGAAGTGGGCACTCGAGCGCCGCGTATCCGGCACCGCCGTGGTGCGGATCTGGGTTCAGCCCGACGGTCAAGTCAAAGGTGTGCCCACTGTGGAGTCAAGTTCTGGCTATCCGGACCTGGACCGGGTCGTCGTGGACGCGCTGCGCGGATGGGAGTTCGCGGCGCTGAGACCCGATGTCAAGTCGGAGGACCAGTGGGGCGAAATCACATTCCGATTCGTCCTGTCTTGAGGATATGACGCTACTCATTGTTGCCCTTCTCTTTTCCCAACCAACCCCGGCGTCGCCCAAGCCCGAGAGCACCGCTGCCCGGCCCGCGCCGAACGCCGACCAGCACGCGATCGGAGAGGAAGTGATCAAAGGCGAAACCGAAGTCAAGATCGAGGACACAAAGCTCTTTCTCCCGCCGCAGATTGACCCTTTCTCGCCGGTCAACGAACTGCTGACACCGGAAAGCTATGTCCTCGACGAGGCCCTCCACTACTCGGTCGACTCCCTGACGATTCCGCAGTACTTCGCCCACTCCTCGTTCCTGCGGATCCCGACCGAACGCAACTTCATCTATGGC of the candidate division WOR-3 bacterium genome contains:
- a CDS encoding energy transducer TonB; this translates as MPDGIALRNITIPEDRRSPVIWIAIILSAVVHLGSMFGFSNLKPTAVRPGEDLIQVNVYDITRRPEVAKVVPKQEIGGGDAPGLVDAASMSYTPSGTPDGPTIDLRAALDRGPSQAKIDLSRYELDRSAGTMDLVYLGGKGSSQSTDEILSQPAIALTRAPGRGSGDGRGVPGIPQPAAQLTIERRELAKPTARSLPASADRDLPTVEAPVTRGTNFTIAGPISQREITRKLLPRYPKWALERRVSGTAVVRIWVQPDGQVKGVPTVESSSGYPDLDRVVVDALRGWEFAALRPDVKSEDQWGEITFRFVLS